The Prevotella melaninogenica genome has a segment encoding these proteins:
- a CDS encoding polyprenyl synthetase family protein yields the protein MYTADEILSKVNEYINNLTYDRKPQSLYEPIKYVLSLGGKRIRPTLMLLSYNLFKDDPETILSPACALETYHNYTLLHDDLMDDAPLRRGQQTVHVRWDANTAILSGDSMLVLAFERMAQCDSRHLSEVLRLFTVTALEIGEGQQYDMEFENRNDVKEEEYIEMIRLKTSVLLACAMKIGAILADAPAEDVENLYKFGEQIGLAFQLQDDYLDVYGDPKVFGKKIGGDIICNKKTYMLINAFNKANARQRKELEKWIGCENFNHEEKVAAVTELYNSIGVDKLAIERINYYFDEANKYIAAVNLPDERKAELLAYAQKMLHRKW from the coding sequence ATGTACACTGCTGATGAAATTCTGAGTAAAGTAAACGAGTATATAAACAACCTTACTTATGATCGCAAGCCACAAAGCTTGTACGAACCGATAAAATACGTCCTCTCATTGGGAGGAAAGCGTATCCGTCCTACGCTGATGCTGCTTTCTTACAATCTTTTTAAGGACGACCCAGAGACGATTCTCTCACCGGCTTGCGCCCTTGAGACCTATCACAACTATACACTCTTGCACGATGACTTGATGGATGATGCTCCGCTTCGCCGCGGACAGCAGACTGTTCATGTGCGTTGGGATGCCAATACGGCTATCCTCTCGGGTGACTCTATGCTCGTTTTAGCTTTCGAAAGAATGGCTCAGTGCGACAGCAGACACCTCAGTGAAGTGCTTCGTCTCTTCACCGTTACGGCACTTGAGATTGGAGAGGGTCAGCAGTACGACATGGAGTTTGAGAATCGTAATGACGTAAAGGAGGAAGAATACATCGAGATGATTCGTCTGAAGACCAGTGTTCTGTTGGCTTGTGCGATGAAGATTGGTGCTATCCTTGCCGATGCTCCTGCTGAAGATGTGGAGAACCTCTACAAGTTTGGCGAGCAGATTGGTCTTGCTTTCCAACTGCAAGACGATTATCTTGACGTCTATGGCGACCCAAAGGTATTTGGCAAGAAGATAGGTGGCGATATTATTTGCAACAAAAAGACCTACATGCTCATCAATGCTTTCAACAAGGCGAATGCTCGTCAACGTAAGGAGTTGGAGAAGTGGATTGGTTGTGAGAACTTCAATCACGAGGAGAAGGTTGCCGCTGTCACTGAGTTGTATAATAGTATCGGCGTTGACAAGCTGGCTATTGAGCGCATCAACTATTATTTTGATGAAGCAAACAAATATATTGCGGCAGTAAACCTACCTGATGAACGGAAGGCAGAACTGTTAGCGTATGCACAGAAGATGCTGCATAGGAAGTGGTGA
- a CDS encoding energy transducer TonB, whose product MEIKKSNRADLENKRWIGFLLGIIVALSFFFVAMEYNATGSDDDSANTKAIKNVTLHDMDMLPAIDQQDLAKTQEDKKPTMEDLLNLKRRDIPNKVTPHDAGSMNSNDKKTGAPQVSNEPIVMPMVTTTPEPPKIKEEAKKEMEKMTDDNSDKVVERYDDKVSKRILSETPTPPGGWVEFMKWLTKTLQYPAAAKENKLQGTVNITFIINADGTVDDVRIKSGKVPVLNDEVLRVLKTMGKWKPGIEKNKPCRSLIEIPFVFQLA is encoded by the coding sequence TTGGAAATAAAGAAGTCAAATAGAGCAGATTTAGAGAATAAGCGGTGGATTGGTTTCCTCTTGGGAATCATCGTTGCACTGTCTTTCTTCTTTGTTGCCATGGAGTATAATGCAACGGGGAGTGACGACGATTCGGCTAATACTAAAGCCATCAAGAATGTCACGCTCCACGATATGGACATGCTGCCTGCCATTGACCAGCAGGATCTTGCCAAGACACAAGAAGACAAGAAACCTACGATGGAGGACCTGCTCAACCTTAAACGCCGTGATATTCCGAATAAGGTTACGCCTCACGATGCAGGAAGTATGAACTCGAACGATAAGAAGACGGGTGCTCCACAGGTAAGTAACGAACCGATTGTTATGCCAATGGTAACTACTACTCCTGAACCTCCGAAGATAAAAGAAGAGGCTAAGAAGGAGATGGAAAAGATGACAGATGACAATTCCGACAAGGTTGTAGAACGCTATGACGACAAGGTTAGCAAGCGCATCCTCTCTGAGACACCAACACCACCAGGCGGATGGGTGGAGTTTATGAAGTGGCTTACAAAGACATTGCAATACCCTGCTGCAGCAAAGGAGAACAAACTGCAGGGAACGGTGAATATTACTTTCATCATCAATGCCGATGGTACGGTTGATGATGTCAGAATCAAGAGTGGTAAGGTGCCTGTCCTCAACGACGAAGTCCTACGCGTTCTCAAGACAATGGGTAAGTGGAAGCCAGGCATTGAGAAGAATAAACCATGCCGTTCGCTGATAGAGATTCCGTTTGTCTTCCAACTTGCATAA
- a CDS encoding TatD family hydrolase, with amino-acid sequence MIIDTHAHLDVEDFADDLPEVISRAHKAGVGKIFLPAIDLKSVDTVLAVCRQFPDTCYPMIGLQPEEVRDDWREVLDAMHERILLSLRQKAEGTAKPGETVIAIGEVGLDFYWTREYEKQQLAAFEEAVKWSVETRLPLMIHCRKAQNEMLHIMRPYEKELPGGVFHCFTGNQKEAEAFLRFDRFVLGVGGVSTFKSSHLREDLPAAVPLDRIVLETDSPYMAPVPHRGKRNESAFIVEVMRTLAASYGVDEAEFARRTNENVCRVFGVGC; translated from the coding sequence ATGATAATAGACACCCACGCCCATTTAGATGTAGAAGACTTTGCTGACGACCTCCCAGAGGTTATCAGTCGTGCCCACAAGGCAGGTGTAGGAAAGATATTCCTACCTGCTATCGACCTCAAATCAGTGGATACTGTATTGGCTGTTTGCCGACAGTTTCCTGACACCTGCTATCCGATGATTGGACTGCAGCCTGAGGAGGTGCGCGATGATTGGCGTGAAGTGTTGGACGCTATGCACGAACGAATCCTACTATCGCTTCGACAGAAGGCAGAGGGAACAGCCAAACCGGGTGAGACAGTGATTGCGATTGGTGAGGTAGGACTCGATTTTTATTGGACACGTGAATACGAGAAACAGCAGCTTGCTGCCTTTGAGGAGGCTGTAAAATGGAGCGTTGAGACACGTCTTCCGCTGATGATTCACTGTCGTAAGGCACAGAACGAGATGCTACATATCATGCGACCATACGAAAAGGAATTGCCGGGTGGTGTCTTCCACTGTTTTACTGGTAATCAGAAGGAGGCAGAGGCATTCCTTCGTTTCGACCGATTCGTGCTTGGTGTGGGTGGTGTATCAACCTTTAAGAGCAGTCATCTGCGCGAAGATCTCCCTGCAGCAGTACCCCTTGACCGCATCGTTCTTGAGACCGACAGCCCCTACATGGCTCCTGTTCCTCATCGTGGTAAGCGTAACGAGAGTGCTTTCATCGTAGAAGTAATGCGCACCCTTGCCGCCAGCTATGGTGTTGATGAGGCAGAGTTTGCCCGACGTACGAATGAGAATGTATGTAGGGTATTCGGTGTTGGGTGTTAG
- the cmk gene encoding (d)CMP kinase, translated as MKKITIAIDGFSSCGKSTMAKDLAKEIGYIYVDTGAMYRSVTLYALRHNLFNADGTIREEELQAQMKDINISFQLNKETGRPDTYLNGENVENEIRTMEVSSHVSPIATLAFVRKALVEQQQRMGAEKGIVMDGRDIGTVVFPNAELKIFVTASAEVRAQRRYDELKAKGMEADFADILKNVQERDYIDSHRETSPLRKADDALELDNSQLTIAEQKQWLYDQYLKAAEA; from the coding sequence ATGAAGAAAATAACTATCGCCATCGACGGCTTTTCATCATGTGGAAAGAGCACAATGGCAAAAGACCTTGCCAAAGAGATTGGCTATATCTATGTAGATACGGGTGCTATGTATCGCTCCGTGACACTCTATGCGCTACGTCATAACCTCTTCAATGCAGACGGAACTATCCGTGAAGAGGAGTTACAGGCACAGATGAAGGATATCAACATCAGTTTCCAACTCAATAAAGAGACAGGGCGCCCAGACACTTACCTCAATGGTGAGAATGTTGAGAACGAAATCCGTACAATGGAGGTGTCGTCTCATGTTAGCCCTATCGCCACACTCGCCTTTGTGCGTAAGGCTCTCGTTGAACAGCAGCAACGCATGGGAGCAGAGAAAGGTATCGTTATGGACGGTCGTGACATCGGTACGGTGGTATTCCCGAATGCCGAACTTAAAATCTTCGTTACCGCTTCAGCAGAGGTACGTGCGCAGCGTCGTTACGACGAGTTGAAGGCGAAGGGAATGGAAGCAGACTTTGCCGACATCCTTAAGAATGTGCAGGAGCGTGACTACATCGACTCTCATCGTGAGACATCACCGCTTCGCAAAGCTGATGATGCCCTCGAACTCGACAACAGTCAGCTCACTATTGCCGAGCAAAAGCAGTGGCTTTACGACCAATATCTAAAGGCTGCAGAAGCATAA
- the porQ gene encoding type IX secretion system protein PorQ: protein MKKIVFTLLLALFAVVIRAQESQTEYNFLRLPVSAHAAALGGENITIIEDDPSLMFSNPALASSVSDKTVGLSYMNYMRGAHYMGASYTKALGEKATLAGGVQYMNYGKMKEVDANNVQTGTFNASEIAVEGIFAYELARNLMGGITAKFITSYIGNYNSMAVGVDLGLNWYEPERQWSVSLVAKNLGGQIKAYEEEYGKMPIDVQVGVSKTFAALPVRVSATLVDLTQYHYRFINHLNLGAEVLLSESIWVGGGYNFRKADEMTIGKADNASAHGAGFSVGAGINLEQFKLNLAYGKYHAASNSILVNLAYSF from the coding sequence ATGAAAAAAATCGTTTTCACCCTCCTGTTAGCCCTTTTTGCGGTTGTTATACGAGCGCAGGAGAGTCAAACTGAATACAACTTTCTACGTCTTCCAGTGAGTGCGCATGCTGCTGCATTGGGCGGAGAGAATATTACTATCATTGAAGACGACCCCTCACTGATGTTCTCTAACCCTGCTTTGGCGTCTTCCGTAAGCGATAAAACCGTAGGACTTAGTTACATGAATTATATGCGTGGAGCTCATTATATGGGGGCTTCTTATACCAAGGCATTGGGTGAGAAGGCTACGTTGGCTGGTGGAGTACAGTATATGAACTACGGAAAGATGAAGGAGGTCGATGCGAACAACGTACAGACAGGTACTTTCAATGCCAGCGAAATCGCTGTTGAAGGTATCTTTGCCTACGAGTTGGCACGTAACCTGATGGGTGGTATAACGGCAAAATTCATCACTTCTTACATTGGTAATTACAACTCTATGGCGGTGGGTGTTGACCTTGGTCTCAACTGGTATGAGCCTGAAAGACAGTGGTCGGTATCGTTGGTTGCCAAGAACCTCGGTGGACAGATTAAGGCATACGAAGAGGAGTATGGTAAGATGCCGATTGATGTGCAGGTGGGTGTGAGCAAGACTTTCGCTGCCCTCCCTGTCAGAGTGTCTGCCACGCTCGTCGATCTTACGCAGTACCACTATCGTTTTATCAATCACCTCAACCTCGGAGCAGAAGTCTTACTGTCTGAAAGTATTTGGGTTGGTGGTGGTTATAACTTCCGTAAGGCAGACGAGATGACCATCGGTAAAGCTGATAATGCCAGTGCGCATGGTGCTGGATTTAGTGTCGGAGCTGGTATCAACCTTGAACAATTCAAACTCAACCTTGCTTACGGTAAGTATCATGCTGCCAGTAACTCGATATTGGTCAACTTGGCGTACTCCTTTTAG
- a CDS encoding DoxX family protein, whose translation MKCLELLFPKAESTKASLILLASRLVFGLTFASHGLDKLQHFTETATHFPAPFGMSGEVAVGLSIFGELVCGLAFVFGFLTRLALLPMIFTMIVAFTTVFGGSISAGELPFLYLVIFVLSWFAGAGKFSVDGIIRSKISRDNS comes from the coding sequence ATGAAATGTTTAGAATTACTATTCCCAAAAGCTGAGAGTACAAAGGCATCACTTATTTTATTGGCATCACGCCTTGTGTTCGGATTGACATTTGCGAGCCACGGACTCGACAAGTTACAGCACTTCACAGAAACGGCAACACACTTCCCTGCACCCTTCGGTATGAGTGGTGAGGTGGCAGTAGGATTGAGTATTTTCGGTGAGTTAGTATGCGGTTTGGCATTCGTTTTTGGTTTCCTCACACGTTTAGCACTCTTACCAATGATTTTCACCATGATAGTTGCTTTCACAACTGTGTTTGGTGGATCGATCAGTGCAGGTGAATTACCTTTCCTCTATCTTGTCATCTTCGTTCTCTCATGGTTTGCTGGTGCTGGCAAATTCTCTGTTGATGGCATCATTAGAAGCAAGATAAGTCGTGATAATTCATAA